One Setaria italica strain Yugu1 chromosome II, Setaria_italica_v2.0, whole genome shotgun sequence DNA segment encodes these proteins:
- the LOC101761025 gene encoding pentatricopeptide repeat-containing protein At2g37320, which translates to MLSHLVSHFNNHSVIPALAAIRLVVAYFGTSSALERSRKHGRGKIHNALRILDLIPTKHHDDEEDIPSHHRLINDCMYDILGVQSKRNVMQKRKEDFVNSSSNQARPKSNDMLSSNISVCPSMTRFTKDDLLMHIVELHRRGGISSDASILASALSSCADMKTLTGGAHLQALLVKVGYDSSVLVGSALISFYSRCGQLQKAHRVFQGMTAKNTVSWTALISGYAQDNQVEPCLHLFALMRQSTCKPNDITFATIFSMCTNHAFLALGRSVQGLQMKMGFDSYVHVSNALISMYAKCGSIGDAQAIFENIACKDLVSWNSMIFGYSQHGLPEHCINLLKQMEEHIIPDAISFLGVLSSCRHACLVTEGRRCFRAMIEHGIEPELDHYSCMVDLLGRAGLLDEAWDLIQTMSMPPNGVIWGSLLASCRVHGSVSIGIQAAEHRLKLEPSCAATHVQLANLYASIGCWSDVARVRRVMKERGLKTNIGCSWIEVGYKVYTFTAENRSKSQVNDVLAILDCLQSHMDHKYDILIDGLDWDDPEHIK; encoded by the coding sequence ATGCTTAGTCATCTCGTCTCCCATTTCAACAACCATTCTGTTATACCAGCATTGGCGGCAATTCGTCTAGTCGTGGCATATTTTGGCACATCCTCAGCACTTGAGAGATCAAGAAAGCATGGGCGTGGCAAGATTCACAATGCATTGAGGATTTTGGACCTTATACCAACCAAGCACCATGATGACGAAGAGGACATTCCATCTCATCACCGCCTTATCAATGACTGTATGTATGACATCCTGGGAGTTCAATCAAAACGGAATGTTATGCAAAAGAGAAAAGAGGACTTTGTTAACTCAAGCTCAAATCAAGCACGGCCCAAAAGCAATGACATGCTCTCAAGCAATATCTCAGTATGCCCTTCCATGACTAGATTCACAAAGGATGACTTGCTTATGCATATAGTGGAGCTGCATAGGAGAGGGGGCATCAGTTCAGATGCATCTATTTTGGCATCTGCACTGAGTTCCTGTGCTGATATGAAAACTCTTACTGGAGGTGCACATCTTCAGGCTTTACTAGTGAAAGTAGGATATGACTCCTCTGTCCTTGTTGGGAGCGCACTGATCAGCTTTTATTCAAGATGTGGCCAGTTGCAAAAAGCTCATCGGGTTTTCCAGGGCATGACAGCAAAAAACACTGTCTCATGGACAGCACTTATTTCTGGTTACGCACAGGATAATCAGGTGGAACCATGTCTCCATTTATTTGCACTGATGAGGCAGTCGACGTGCAAGCCAAATGACATCACATTTGCAACTATATTCAGTATGTGCACGAACCATGCATTTCTTGCACTTGGTAGAAGTGTTCAAGGCCTACAAATGAAAATGGGTTTTGATTCCTATGTGCATGTGTCCAATGCATTGATATCAATGTATGCAAAGTGCGGGAGCATTGGTGACGCGCAAGCCATATTTGAGAACATTGCTTGCAAAGACCTGGTCTCTTGGAACTCCATGATCTTTGGATATTCACAGCATGGCCTTCCTGAGCATTGCATAAACTTGCTGAAACAAATGGAAGAGCACATAATTCCGGATGCAATATCCTTCCTAGGCGTGCTTTCATCATGCCGGCATGCATGCCTTGTAACGGAAGGTCGACGCTGCTTCAGGGCAATGATTGAACATGGAATAGAACCAGAGCTAGATCATTACTCATGTATGGTTGATCTCCTTGGCCGTGCAGGACTGCTCGATGAAGCGTGGGATCTGATCCAGACAATGTCCATGCCTCCAAATGGTGTTATATGGGGCTCCTTGCTAGCTTCCTGCAGGGTGCACGGAAGCGTTTCGATCGGCATACAGGCTGCAGAGCACCGTCTGAAGCTTGAACCAAGTTGTGCTGCAACTCATGTGCAACTAGCGAATTTGTATGCAAGCATTGGCTGCTGGAGTGATGTGGCAAGAGTGAGGAGGGTGATGAAGGAGAGAGGGCTGAAAACGAACATCGGGTGCAGTTGGATAGAAGTTGGCTATAAAGTTTATACTTTTACCGCAGAAAACAGATCAAAGAGCCAGGTAAACGATGTTCTGGCAATTCTTGATTGCTTGCAGTCACATATGGATCACAAGTATGATATATTGATTGATGGTCTGGATTGGGATGATCCTGAGCATATCAAGTAA
- the LOC101761421 gene encoding two pore potassium channel c: MATEPLLQTHLLHSLPEYSEVSHFSAPPASPASSYKERIIFGAHPPPPPPPPPPPPPPHGAHLRRGSIDGRHDLDLPSCSSSPPSPPPDPEDPSSASAAAGGGGPPSLFDFIAVATGGRTNLHRSRTAPAMAPLSAAALAAAAAAGDQPPAQPKRPAIVLHAFLFLLAYLALGVTFYAAAPANFTSSAGPTHPVADALYFCIVTLCTIGYGDITPATPAAKLFSISFVLVGFGFVDILLSGMVSYVLDLQEHLLITALKNPTSARKHSHNYIFDVKKGRMRIRMKVALALGVVAICVGVGAAVLRKVESLGWLDAVYLSVMSVTTVGYGDHAFRTLAGRLFASAWLLVSTLAVARAFLYLAEMRIDKRHRAMANWVLSRDMTVSEFLAADIDNNGYVTKSEFAVYKLKEMGKISEKDIMMVCDQFQRLDTGNCGKITLSDLLESHHLVTEPRDKKKGKKS; encoded by the exons ATGGCCACGGAGCCGCTGCTACAGACGCACCTCCTCCACTCGCTGCCGGAGTACTCGGAGGTTTCCCACTTCTCCGCTCCGCCCGCCTCTCCGGCCTCCTCCTACAAGGAGCGCATCATCTTCGgcgcgcacccgccgccgccgccgcccccccctccgcccccgccgccgccgcacggcgcccacctccgccgcggctccatcgacggccgccacgacctcgaCCTGCCGTCATGCTCCTCGtccccgccctcgccgccaccggACCCGGAGgacccctcctccgcctctgccgccgccggcggcggcggtccgcCCTCGCTCTTCGACTtcatcgccgtcgccaccgGCGGCCGCACCAACCTCCACCGCTCCCGCAccgcgccggccatggcgccgctcAGCGCCGCGGCGcttgcggccgccgccgcggccggggacCAGCCGCCGGCGCAGCCCAAGCGCCCGGCCATCGTGCTGCACGCCTTCCTTTTCCTGCTCGCCTACCTCGCCCTCGGCGTCACCTTctacgccgccgcgccggccaacTTCACCTCCTCCGCGGGGCCCACGCACCCCGTCGCCGACGCGCTCTACTTCTGCATCGTCACGCTCTGCACCATAGGGTACGGAGACATCACGCCGGCTACACCCGCCGCCAAGCtcttctccatctccttcgTCCTCGTCGGCTTCGGCTTCGTTGACATTCTCCTCTCCGGGATGGTCTCCTATGTGCTCGACCTGCAGGAGCACCTCCTCATCACCGCACTCAAGAACCCAACCTCAGCGCGGAAGCACAGCCACAACTACATATTCGATGTCAAGAAGGGCAGGATGCGCATTCGTATGAAGGTGGCGCTCGCACTGGGCGTTGTGGCCATCTGCGTGGGTGTCGGAGCTGCAGTTCTCAGGAAGGTCGAGAGCTTGGGGTGGCTCGACGCGGTCTATCTCTCGGTGATGTCAGTGACCACAGTCGGTTATGGGGACCATGCATTCCGGACATTAGCTGGCCGGCTTTTTGCATCTGCCTGGCTGCTCGTGTCCACCCTGGCTgtggcgagggcgttcctctACTTGGCAGAGATGAGGATTGACAAGAGGCACCGCGCGATGGCCAACTGGGTGCTGTCGAGAGACATGACTGTGTCTGAATTTCTTGCTGCTGATATTGACAACAATGGATATGTCAC GAAATCAGAATTCGCGGTTTACAAGCTCAAGGAGATGGGGAAGATTTCTGAGAAAGATATCATGATGGTCTGCGATCAATTCCAAAGGCTGGACACAGGAAACTGTGGCAAGATTACGCTTTCGGACCTTCTGGAGAGCCACCACTTGGTCACAGAACCCAGAGAcaaaaaaaaggggaagaaatcATAA